The Glandiceps talaboti chromosome 19, keGlaTala1.1, whole genome shotgun sequence genome contains a region encoding:
- the LOC144450121 gene encoding uncharacterized protein LOC144450121: protein MDTSTSDANNKRSEKPRNRHDNTEDSYIVIMPDNDECESNHDNNETCTGSDDVISNDNTTHRFTDVDALHQKHMKSVSPTESYVVVMPEDDDTQILKMRQEARTLNIHQSVRESQTRSSDEQASCQNVTPVSLQCCNNKQTIQSDQVMMEDDDDQEDVQNCGSDNESMQINSVQYDYDCARERMHTNELGHRAASTKNYMSNTECHPNQSSERTSTVVPNIPRNIARMSTNKACSVVDHGGDSETFCISNTDRCVDHGSGTSIVNVGARIDTRHVDATARNVNYDSETSHAANTEQYVMRAETNADRYTDRRDANTEHYVNMSNETPTINNTIYNVNHDNETTCSNTAENASYDFENSAVFNAVPEEFQGRAIKVEVDETDVHGIEHSPVPTSLQCCVSNYNTVQPQRTATITSNAQGYQETNAAPGNPGNAEGNRSGNFQGVVMHQLQQMSQNLGILQTQLVHTDKPARPRPINTNTPMQSIRRTREPIMELSKRVKYMMGNDRSLKFHVFGDANYNSQHNMSIRYRLLLQLQQRFGNMYTATQYKLAIRRRYEQMRRNHREDMCVELKKKTKGMRQSNSSRWRSMKRRESVLRGNEEKELWKWVTPELMSDEETLDDNTLLIKSPSWRASKLNEIIARADERLDMKGVFKRLQKKRIKSTVYSSRPRPARAYPENLVPPI, encoded by the exons ATGGATACGAGCACCAGCGATGCAAACAATAAAAGAAGTGAGAAACCAAGAAATCGCCATGACAACACAGAAGACAGTTACATTGTCATTATGCCAGATAATGATGAATGTGaaagtaaccatgacaacaatgagaCATGCACTGGTAGTGATGATGTGATTTCAAACGATAATACAACTCACAGGTTTACAGATGTTGATGCATTGCACCAAAAACACATGAAATCTGTCAGTCCTACAGAAAGTTATGTTGTTGTAATGCCAGAAGATGACGATACGCAGATCCTTAAGATGCGACAAGAAGCTAGAACCCTTAATATACACCAAAGTGTTCGTGAATCGCAAACAAGAAGCAGTGACGAACAAGCATCATGTCAAAATGTAACGCCCGTTAGTTTACAATGTtgtaataacaaacaaacaattcaatCAGATCAAGTCATGATGGAAGATGATGATGACCAGGAAGATGTCCAAAACTGTGGTAGCGACAACGaaagtatgcaaataaataGCGTGCAATATGATTATGACTGCGCCCGTGAACGTATGCATACTAATGAGCTCGGTCATCGTGCAGCGTCTACTAAGAATTACATGTCTAATACTGAGTGCCACCCAAATCAAAGCAGTGAAAGAACTAGTACTGTAGTTCCTAACATACCTAGAAACATTGCAAGAATGTCTACGAATAAAGCATGTAGTGTCGTTGATCATGGAGGTGATAGTGAAACATTTTGTATCAGTAACACTGACCGATGTGTTGATCATGGCAGTGGAACGTCAATCGTAAACGTGGGTGCGCGCATTGATACCAGACATGTAGATGCTACGGCACGTAACGTTAATTACGATAGTGAAACATCTCATGCCGCAAACACGGAACAATACGTCATGAGAGCAGAAACTAACGCAGACCGTTACACCGATAGACGTGACGCTAACACAGAACATTACGTCAACATGAGTAACGAAACACCAACCATCAATAACACCATATATAACGTCAACCATGACAATGAAACAACTTGCTCAAATACTGCCGAAAACGCGTCCTATGATTTTGAAAACAGTGCAGTATTTAATGCTGTACCAGAAGAATTCCAAGGAAGGGCCATCAAAGTAGAGGTGGATGAAACAGATGTACACGGAATAGAACATAGTCCTGTACCTACCAGCTTGCAATGTTGTGTGTCTAACTACAACACCGTTCAACCACAGAGAACAGCAACTATTACATCCAATG CTCAGGGTTACCAGGAAACTAATGCTGCTCCGGGAAATCCAGGAAATGCTGAGGGCAATAGGTCAGGAAACTTCCAAGGTGTTGTAATGCACCAGTTACAACAGATGTCACAAAACCTTGGAATACTACAAACTCAACTCGTACACACAGACAAGCCAGCTAGACCCCGGCCGATTAATACTAATACACCGATGCAGTCTATAAGAAGAACAAGGGAACCAATTATGGAATTGAGT AAACGAGTCAAGTACATGATGGGTAATGACAGAAGTTTGAAATTCCATGTCTTTGGAGA TGCCAATTACAACAGCCAACATAATATGTCAATCAGATATAGATTGCTGCTACAGCTACAACAGAGGTTTGGTAATATGTACACGGCTACCcagtacaaat tggccATAAGACGTAGATATGAACAAATGAGGCGTAACCATAGAGAGGACATGTGTGTtgaattgaagaaaaaaactaAAGGAATGCGACAAAGTAACTCATCAAGATGGCGT TCAATGAAAAGAAGGGAAAGTGTTCTTAGAGGTAATGAAGAAAAAGAATTATGGAAATGGGTAACACCAGAATTAATGTCAGATGAGGAGACATTGGATGATAACACACTGTTGATAAAGTCACCATCATGGAGAGCCAGTAAACTCAACGAGATCATCGCAAGGGCTGATGAGCGGCTTGACATGAAGGGCGTGTTTAAACGACTTCAAAAGAAGCGTATCAAAAGTACTGTTTATTCCAGCAGACCGCGACCAGCGAGGGCATATCCAGAAAATCTTGTTCCACCAAtttaa